A portion of the Daphnia magna isolate NIES linkage group LG4, ASM2063170v1.1, whole genome shotgun sequence genome contains these proteins:
- the LOC116921218 gene encoding protein tramtrack, alpha isoform isoform X2 yields the protein MDAEEFCLRWNNHHHVLVSVLDKLLEKESMCDVTLAADHQFVRVHRLVLCACSNYFEEMLSKQADKQAFIFLKDVSFSDLRALVDYMYKGEVNVAQEQLASFLQTAEALDIKGLAYKEGDQSKSKSSQNVRSSALKRTLNESVPTSSVVSTSSNPQRNDNDASHPPIQNLSSSRPKPPPAKKAHILPSESPTNPPNTDPDDHFVVVDPKLESEIDSDHMEDQLEDNGPEWASRALDCDDDWSTSDPGMISIVPNSTREITFSSTVSESKLADNVAGPSGTQSKTNNSSSTTASRGGSTAFLMVCPNCSKRYTHPNSYTRHVKNECVAVEPKFPCLDCGSRFRRKAYLKDHICPMSRDSRKLVDFSSVYWVSSVKTKKSAGCLNFL from the exons ATGGATGCTGAAGAATTCTGTTTGAGATGGAATAATCACCACCATGTTTTAGTTAGTGTTCTCGATAAATTGCTGGAAAAGGAATCAATGTGTGATGTGACTCTAGCTGCTGACCATCAATTTGTAAGAGTTCACAGATTAGTATTATGTGCCTGTAGCAATTACTTTGAG GAAATGCTAAGTAAACAAGCAGACAAGCAGGCGTTTATATTCCTGAAAGATGTCAGTTTTTCCGATCTCAGGGCCCTTGTTGATTACATGTACAAAGGAGAAGTAAATGTTGCCCAAGAACAACTGGCAAGCTTCCTACAAACAGCTGAAGCACTTGATATTAAAG GTTTAGCATACAAAGAAGGAGACCAGTCAAAATCCAAATCAAGTCAAAATGTCAGGTCTTCTGCTTTAAAAAGGACATTGAATGAATCTGTACCTACTTCGTCAGTTGTATCAACTTCCAGTAATCCCCAAAGAAATGACAATGATGCTTCTCATCCACCTATTCAAAACCTATCCTCCTCAAGACCTAAGCCACCTCCTGCCAAGAAAGCACACATTCTACCATCAGAATCTCCAACCAATCCACCAAATACAGACCCAGATGaccattttgttgttgtcgacCCAAAACTAGAATCTGAAATAGACTCGGACCATATGGAAGACCAACTCGAAGACAACGGACCAGAATGGGCATCACGAGCatta GACTGCGACGATGATTGGAGCACTTCCGACCCCGGCATGATATCTATTGTACCTAATTCGACCCGCGAAATCACTTTCA gCTCCACTGTATCGGAATCAAAACTTGCGGACAATGTTGCCGGTCCATCAGGAACACAATCCAAGACCAACAATTCATCCAGTACAACAGCATCTCGAG GTGGTTCTACTGCATTCCTGATGGTGTGTCCCAATTGCTCCAAGCGTTACACACATCCCAATTCGTACACGAG GCACGTCAAAAATGAGTGCGTAGCTGTCGAACCGAAATTTCCTTGTCTCGATTGTGGATCCCGTTTCCGTCGTAAAGCCTACCTCAAAGATCACATTTGTCCG ATGAGTCGTGACAGTCGAAAACTTGTCGATTTTTCTTCTGTTTACTGGGTCTCTTcagtgaaaaccaaaaaaagtgCCGGATGTCTTAACTTTCTCTAG
- the LOC116921218 gene encoding protein tramtrack, alpha isoform isoform X6: MDAEEFCLRWNNHHHVLVSVLDKLLEKESMCDVTLAADHQFVRVHRLVLCACSNYFEEMLSKQADKQAFIFLKDVSFSDLRALVDYMYKGEVNVAQEQLASFLQTAEALDIKGLAYKEGDQSKSKSSQNVRSSALKRTLNESVPTSSVVSTSSNPQRNDNDASHPPIQNLSSSRPKPPPAKKAHILPSESPTNPPNTDPDDHFVVVDPKLESEIDSDHMEDQLEDNGPEWASRALDCDDDWSTSDPGMISIVPNSTREITFSSTVSESKLADNVAGPSGTQSKTNNSSSTTASRGAEENGPSRVACPNCHRTYKYRRLLYRHLRQGCDVATPQTMANCRNAPPNHMPVFRCHFCPYVTFIKGFLNSHTQTEHAH; the protein is encoded by the exons ATGGATGCTGAAGAATTCTGTTTGAGATGGAATAATCACCACCATGTTTTAGTTAGTGTTCTCGATAAATTGCTGGAAAAGGAATCAATGTGTGATGTGACTCTAGCTGCTGACCATCAATTTGTAAGAGTTCACAGATTAGTATTATGTGCCTGTAGCAATTACTTTGAG GAAATGCTAAGTAAACAAGCAGACAAGCAGGCGTTTATATTCCTGAAAGATGTCAGTTTTTCCGATCTCAGGGCCCTTGTTGATTACATGTACAAAGGAGAAGTAAATGTTGCCCAAGAACAACTGGCAAGCTTCCTACAAACAGCTGAAGCACTTGATATTAAAG GTTTAGCATACAAAGAAGGAGACCAGTCAAAATCCAAATCAAGTCAAAATGTCAGGTCTTCTGCTTTAAAAAGGACATTGAATGAATCTGTACCTACTTCGTCAGTTGTATCAACTTCCAGTAATCCCCAAAGAAATGACAATGATGCTTCTCATCCACCTATTCAAAACCTATCCTCCTCAAGACCTAAGCCACCTCCTGCCAAGAAAGCACACATTCTACCATCAGAATCTCCAACCAATCCACCAAATACAGACCCAGATGaccattttgttgttgtcgacCCAAAACTAGAATCTGAAATAGACTCGGACCATATGGAAGACCAACTCGAAGACAACGGACCAGAATGGGCATCACGAGCatta GACTGCGACGATGATTGGAGCACTTCCGACCCCGGCATGATATCTATTGTACCTAATTCGACCCGCGAAATCACTTTCA gCTCCACTGTATCGGAATCAAAACTTGCGGACAATGTTGCCGGTCCATCAGGAACACAATCCAAGACCAACAATTCATCCAGTACAACAGCATCTCGAG GCGCTGAAGAGAACGGTCCATCTCGGGTCGCCTGCCCAAATTGTCACCGGACTTATAAGTATCGAAGGCTTTTGTACCGTCACCTTCGTCAAGGCTGCGATGTGGCGACACCGCAAACCATGGCCAATTGTCGCAATGCCCCCCCAAATCATATGCCCGTCTTCCGATGCCATTTTTGCCCCTATGTCACGTTCATTAAGGGATTTTTAAATTCACACACTCAGACCGAACACGCCCATTAG
- the LOC116921218 gene encoding longitudinals lacking protein, isoforms H/M/V isoform X9, translated as MDAEEFCLRWNNHHHVLVSVLDKLLEKESMCDVTLAADHQFVRVHRLVLCACSNYFEEMLSKQADKQAFIFLKDVSFSDLRALVDYMYKGEVNVAQEQLASFLQTAEALDIKGLAYKEGDQSKSKSSQNVRSSALKRTLNESVPTSSVVSTSSNPQRNDNDASHPPIQNLSSSRPKPPPAKKAHILPSESPTNPPNTDPDDHFVVVDPKLESEIDSDHMEDQLEDNGPEWASRALDCDDDWSTSDPGMISIVPNSTREITFSSTVSESKLADNVAGPSGTQSKTNNSSSTTASRGV; from the exons ATGGATGCTGAAGAATTCTGTTTGAGATGGAATAATCACCACCATGTTTTAGTTAGTGTTCTCGATAAATTGCTGGAAAAGGAATCAATGTGTGATGTGACTCTAGCTGCTGACCATCAATTTGTAAGAGTTCACAGATTAGTATTATGTGCCTGTAGCAATTACTTTGAG GAAATGCTAAGTAAACAAGCAGACAAGCAGGCGTTTATATTCCTGAAAGATGTCAGTTTTTCCGATCTCAGGGCCCTTGTTGATTACATGTACAAAGGAGAAGTAAATGTTGCCCAAGAACAACTGGCAAGCTTCCTACAAACAGCTGAAGCACTTGATATTAAAG GTTTAGCATACAAAGAAGGAGACCAGTCAAAATCCAAATCAAGTCAAAATGTCAGGTCTTCTGCTTTAAAAAGGACATTGAATGAATCTGTACCTACTTCGTCAGTTGTATCAACTTCCAGTAATCCCCAAAGAAATGACAATGATGCTTCTCATCCACCTATTCAAAACCTATCCTCCTCAAGACCTAAGCCACCTCCTGCCAAGAAAGCACACATTCTACCATCAGAATCTCCAACCAATCCACCAAATACAGACCCAGATGaccattttgttgttgtcgacCCAAAACTAGAATCTGAAATAGACTCGGACCATATGGAAGACCAACTCGAAGACAACGGACCAGAATGGGCATCACGAGCatta GACTGCGACGATGATTGGAGCACTTCCGACCCCGGCATGATATCTATTGTACCTAATTCGACCCGCGAAATCACTTTCA gCTCCACTGTATCGGAATCAAAACTTGCGGACAATGTTGCCGGTCCATCAGGAACACAATCCAAGACCAACAATTCATCCAGTACAACAGCATCTCGAG GGGTTTAA
- the LOC116921218 gene encoding protein tramtrack, alpha isoform isoform X1: MDAEEFCLRWNNHHHVLVSVLDKLLEKESMCDVTLAADHQFVRVHRLVLCACSNYFEEMLSKQADKQAFIFLKDVSFSDLRALVDYMYKGEVNVAQEQLASFLQTAEALDIKGLAYKEGDQSKSKSSQNVRSSALKRTLNESVPTSSVVSTSSNPQRNDNDASHPPIQNLSSSRPKPPPAKKAHILPSESPTNPPNTDPDDHFVVVDPKLESEIDSDHMEDQLEDNGPEWASRALDCDDDWSTSDPGMISIVPNSTREITFSSTVSESKLADNVAGPSGTQSKTNNSSSTTASRGASPVVPVKDSSIDTVQAIATTISAVSTPATVCPRCSARFSWVGAMLVHLRSNECGSLPKFTCPLPSCNFTTRHQRNIKRHVVRLHPELDYR; this comes from the exons ATGGATGCTGAAGAATTCTGTTTGAGATGGAATAATCACCACCATGTTTTAGTTAGTGTTCTCGATAAATTGCTGGAAAAGGAATCAATGTGTGATGTGACTCTAGCTGCTGACCATCAATTTGTAAGAGTTCACAGATTAGTATTATGTGCCTGTAGCAATTACTTTGAG GAAATGCTAAGTAAACAAGCAGACAAGCAGGCGTTTATATTCCTGAAAGATGTCAGTTTTTCCGATCTCAGGGCCCTTGTTGATTACATGTACAAAGGAGAAGTAAATGTTGCCCAAGAACAACTGGCAAGCTTCCTACAAACAGCTGAAGCACTTGATATTAAAG GTTTAGCATACAAAGAAGGAGACCAGTCAAAATCCAAATCAAGTCAAAATGTCAGGTCTTCTGCTTTAAAAAGGACATTGAATGAATCTGTACCTACTTCGTCAGTTGTATCAACTTCCAGTAATCCCCAAAGAAATGACAATGATGCTTCTCATCCACCTATTCAAAACCTATCCTCCTCAAGACCTAAGCCACCTCCTGCCAAGAAAGCACACATTCTACCATCAGAATCTCCAACCAATCCACCAAATACAGACCCAGATGaccattttgttgttgtcgacCCAAAACTAGAATCTGAAATAGACTCGGACCATATGGAAGACCAACTCGAAGACAACGGACCAGAATGGGCATCACGAGCatta GACTGCGACGATGATTGGAGCACTTCCGACCCCGGCATGATATCTATTGTACCTAATTCGACCCGCGAAATCACTTTCA gCTCCACTGTATCGGAATCAAAACTTGCGGACAATGTTGCCGGTCCATCAGGAACACAATCCAAGACCAACAATTCATCCAGTACAACAGCATCTCGAG GTGCTTCTCCTGTCGTACCTGTCAAGGATTCCAGTATCGACACGGTTCAAGCGATTGCCACGACGATATCGGCTGTATCGACTCCGGCAACTGTTTGTCCGCGATGTTCGGCCAGGTTCTCTTGGGTCGGTGCCATGCTGGTCCACCTCCGTTCCAACGAATGCGGCTCTCTGCCTAAGTTTACATGCCCGTTACCCTCGTGCAATTTCACCACTCGCCATCAGCGGAATATCAAACGACATGTCGTGCGGTTGCATCCCGAGTTGGACTATCGTTGA
- the LOC116921218 gene encoding protein tramtrack, alpha isoform isoform X3, which translates to MDAEEFCLRWNNHHHVLVSVLDKLLEKESMCDVTLAADHQFVRVHRLVLCACSNYFEEMLSKQADKQAFIFLKDVSFSDLRALVDYMYKGEVNVAQEQLASFLQTAEALDIKGLAYKEGDQSKSKSSQNVRSSALKRTLNESVPTSSVVSTSSNPQRNDNDASHPPIQNLSSSRPKPPPAKKAHILPSESPTNPPNTDPDDHFVVVDPKLESEIDSDHMEDQLEDNGPEWASRALDCDDDWSTSDPGMISIVPNSTREITFSSTVSESKLADNVAGPSGTQSKTNNSSSTTASRGDEVDDQSRLSCPVCCRSYKSRKHLLQHLRRNYHGCAQPSVNSLVGPYSHLPHFQCSFATCSYLTFVKRFLYQHAEEVHGIVRPEPLAAS; encoded by the exons ATGGATGCTGAAGAATTCTGTTTGAGATGGAATAATCACCACCATGTTTTAGTTAGTGTTCTCGATAAATTGCTGGAAAAGGAATCAATGTGTGATGTGACTCTAGCTGCTGACCATCAATTTGTAAGAGTTCACAGATTAGTATTATGTGCCTGTAGCAATTACTTTGAG GAAATGCTAAGTAAACAAGCAGACAAGCAGGCGTTTATATTCCTGAAAGATGTCAGTTTTTCCGATCTCAGGGCCCTTGTTGATTACATGTACAAAGGAGAAGTAAATGTTGCCCAAGAACAACTGGCAAGCTTCCTACAAACAGCTGAAGCACTTGATATTAAAG GTTTAGCATACAAAGAAGGAGACCAGTCAAAATCCAAATCAAGTCAAAATGTCAGGTCTTCTGCTTTAAAAAGGACATTGAATGAATCTGTACCTACTTCGTCAGTTGTATCAACTTCCAGTAATCCCCAAAGAAATGACAATGATGCTTCTCATCCACCTATTCAAAACCTATCCTCCTCAAGACCTAAGCCACCTCCTGCCAAGAAAGCACACATTCTACCATCAGAATCTCCAACCAATCCACCAAATACAGACCCAGATGaccattttgttgttgtcgacCCAAAACTAGAATCTGAAATAGACTCGGACCATATGGAAGACCAACTCGAAGACAACGGACCAGAATGGGCATCACGAGCatta GACTGCGACGATGATTGGAGCACTTCCGACCCCGGCATGATATCTATTGTACCTAATTCGACCCGCGAAATCACTTTCA gCTCCACTGTATCGGAATCAAAACTTGCGGACAATGTTGCCGGTCCATCAGGAACACAATCCAAGACCAACAATTCATCCAGTACAACAGCATCTCGAG GTGACGAGGTGGACGATCAATCTCGACTCAGTTGCCCGGTTTGCTGTCGGAGTTATAAGTCTAGAAAACATTTGTTGCAACATCTGCGCCGAAACTACCACGGTTGTGCACAGCCGTCTGTCAACTCTCTCGTTGGACCGTATTCTCATTTGCCCCACTTTCAATGCTCTTTTGCTACGTGCTCTTATCTCACTTTCGTTAAGCGATTCCTATACCAACACGCCGAGGAAGTTCACGGTATCGTTCGACCGGAACCGTTGGCTGCTTCGTGA
- the LOC116921218 gene encoding protein tramtrack, beta isoform isoform X4, with translation MDAEEFCLRWNNHHHVLVSVLDKLLEKESMCDVTLAADHQFVRVHRLVLCACSNYFEEMLSKQADKQAFIFLKDVSFSDLRALVDYMYKGEVNVAQEQLASFLQTAEALDIKGLAYKEGDQSKSKSSQNVRSSALKRTLNESVPTSSVVSTSSNPQRNDNDASHPPIQNLSSSRPKPPPAKKAHILPSESPTNPPNTDPDDHFVVVDPKLESEIDSDHMEDQLEDNGPEWASRALDCDDDWSTSDPGMISIVPNSTREITFSSTVSESKLADNVAGPSGTQSKTNNSSSTTASRGYEMDDESHVERFGCPNCHRSYKHRKHLYRHLRQGCDEMTTKTTAGRRDGQPSHMPFFRCSFCSYTTYLKASLLQHAQLEHNQDCPC, from the exons ATGGATGCTGAAGAATTCTGTTTGAGATGGAATAATCACCACCATGTTTTAGTTAGTGTTCTCGATAAATTGCTGGAAAAGGAATCAATGTGTGATGTGACTCTAGCTGCTGACCATCAATTTGTAAGAGTTCACAGATTAGTATTATGTGCCTGTAGCAATTACTTTGAG GAAATGCTAAGTAAACAAGCAGACAAGCAGGCGTTTATATTCCTGAAAGATGTCAGTTTTTCCGATCTCAGGGCCCTTGTTGATTACATGTACAAAGGAGAAGTAAATGTTGCCCAAGAACAACTGGCAAGCTTCCTACAAACAGCTGAAGCACTTGATATTAAAG GTTTAGCATACAAAGAAGGAGACCAGTCAAAATCCAAATCAAGTCAAAATGTCAGGTCTTCTGCTTTAAAAAGGACATTGAATGAATCTGTACCTACTTCGTCAGTTGTATCAACTTCCAGTAATCCCCAAAGAAATGACAATGATGCTTCTCATCCACCTATTCAAAACCTATCCTCCTCAAGACCTAAGCCACCTCCTGCCAAGAAAGCACACATTCTACCATCAGAATCTCCAACCAATCCACCAAATACAGACCCAGATGaccattttgttgttgtcgacCCAAAACTAGAATCTGAAATAGACTCGGACCATATGGAAGACCAACTCGAAGACAACGGACCAGAATGGGCATCACGAGCatta GACTGCGACGATGATTGGAGCACTTCCGACCCCGGCATGATATCTATTGTACCTAATTCGACCCGCGAAATCACTTTCA gCTCCACTGTATCGGAATCAAAACTTGCGGACAATGTTGCCGGTCCATCAGGAACACAATCCAAGACCAACAATTCATCCAGTACAACAGCATCTCGAG GATACGAGATGGATGATGAGTCTCATGTCGAACGCTTCGGTTGTCCCAATTGCCATCGGAGTTATAAGCATAGAAAACATTTGTACCGCCATCTGCGCCAGGGATGCGATGAAATGACTACAAAAACGACGGCTGGTCGACGCGACGGCCAACCGAGTCACATGCCCTTCTTCCGGTGCAGTTTTTGCTCTTACACCACTTACCTAAAGGCTTCCCTGCTTCAACACGCACAGCTCGAGCACAACCAGGATTGTCCTTGCTGA
- the LOC116921218 gene encoding protein tramtrack, alpha isoform isoform X7 gives MDAEEFCLRWNNHHHVLVSVLDKLLEKESMCDVTLAADHQFVRVHRLVLCACSNYFEEMLSKQADKQAFIFLKDVSFSDLRALVDYMYKGEVNVAQEQLASFLQTAEALDIKGLAYKEGDQSKSKSSQNVRSSALKRTLNESVPTSSVVSTSSNPQRNDNDASHPPIQNLSSSRPKPPPAKKAHILPSESPTNPPNTDPDDHFVVVDPKLESEIDSDHMEDQLEDNGPEWASRALDCDDDWSTSDPGMISIVPNSTREITFSSTVSESKLADNVAGPSGTQSKTNNSSSTTASRGGSTAFLMVCPNCSKRYTHPNSYTRHVKNECVAVEPKFPCLDCGSRFRRKAYLKDHICPARRVAFVATTNPSSS, from the exons ATGGATGCTGAAGAATTCTGTTTGAGATGGAATAATCACCACCATGTTTTAGTTAGTGTTCTCGATAAATTGCTGGAAAAGGAATCAATGTGTGATGTGACTCTAGCTGCTGACCATCAATTTGTAAGAGTTCACAGATTAGTATTATGTGCCTGTAGCAATTACTTTGAG GAAATGCTAAGTAAACAAGCAGACAAGCAGGCGTTTATATTCCTGAAAGATGTCAGTTTTTCCGATCTCAGGGCCCTTGTTGATTACATGTACAAAGGAGAAGTAAATGTTGCCCAAGAACAACTGGCAAGCTTCCTACAAACAGCTGAAGCACTTGATATTAAAG GTTTAGCATACAAAGAAGGAGACCAGTCAAAATCCAAATCAAGTCAAAATGTCAGGTCTTCTGCTTTAAAAAGGACATTGAATGAATCTGTACCTACTTCGTCAGTTGTATCAACTTCCAGTAATCCCCAAAGAAATGACAATGATGCTTCTCATCCACCTATTCAAAACCTATCCTCCTCAAGACCTAAGCCACCTCCTGCCAAGAAAGCACACATTCTACCATCAGAATCTCCAACCAATCCACCAAATACAGACCCAGATGaccattttgttgttgtcgacCCAAAACTAGAATCTGAAATAGACTCGGACCATATGGAAGACCAACTCGAAGACAACGGACCAGAATGGGCATCACGAGCatta GACTGCGACGATGATTGGAGCACTTCCGACCCCGGCATGATATCTATTGTACCTAATTCGACCCGCGAAATCACTTTCA gCTCCACTGTATCGGAATCAAAACTTGCGGACAATGTTGCCGGTCCATCAGGAACACAATCCAAGACCAACAATTCATCCAGTACAACAGCATCTCGAG GTGGTTCTACTGCATTCCTGATGGTGTGTCCCAATTGCTCCAAGCGTTACACACATCCCAATTCGTACACGAG GCACGTCAAAAATGAGTGCGTAGCTGTCGAACCGAAATTTCCTTGTCTCGATTGTGGATCCCGTTTCCGTCGTAAAGCCTACCTCAAAGATCACATTTGTCCG GCAAGGAGAGTGGCGTTCGTCGCAACCACCAACCCGTCGTCTTCTTGA
- the LOC116921218 gene encoding protein tramtrack, beta isoform isoform X5, with amino-acid sequence MDAEEFCLRWNNHHHVLVSVLDKLLEKESMCDVTLAADHQFVRVHRLVLCACSNYFEEMLSKQADKQAFIFLKDVSFSDLRALVDYMYKGEVNVAQEQLASFLQTAEALDIKGLAYKEGDQSKSKSSQNVRSSALKRTLNESVPTSSVVSTSSNPQRNDNDASHPPIQNLSSSRPKPPPAKKAHILPSESPTNPPNTDPDDHFVVVDPKLESEIDSDHMEDQLEDNGPEWASRALDCDDDWSTSDPGMISIVPNSTREITFSSTVSESKLADNVAGPSGTQSKTNNSSSTTASRGADEDGQSARIVCPNCLRSYKTRRLLYRHLRQGCGEVASGYREDQPCILPVFRCQFCPYITFIRGFLSRHNLSFHNYSTIAN; translated from the exons ATGGATGCTGAAGAATTCTGTTTGAGATGGAATAATCACCACCATGTTTTAGTTAGTGTTCTCGATAAATTGCTGGAAAAGGAATCAATGTGTGATGTGACTCTAGCTGCTGACCATCAATTTGTAAGAGTTCACAGATTAGTATTATGTGCCTGTAGCAATTACTTTGAG GAAATGCTAAGTAAACAAGCAGACAAGCAGGCGTTTATATTCCTGAAAGATGTCAGTTTTTCCGATCTCAGGGCCCTTGTTGATTACATGTACAAAGGAGAAGTAAATGTTGCCCAAGAACAACTGGCAAGCTTCCTACAAACAGCTGAAGCACTTGATATTAAAG GTTTAGCATACAAAGAAGGAGACCAGTCAAAATCCAAATCAAGTCAAAATGTCAGGTCTTCTGCTTTAAAAAGGACATTGAATGAATCTGTACCTACTTCGTCAGTTGTATCAACTTCCAGTAATCCCCAAAGAAATGACAATGATGCTTCTCATCCACCTATTCAAAACCTATCCTCCTCAAGACCTAAGCCACCTCCTGCCAAGAAAGCACACATTCTACCATCAGAATCTCCAACCAATCCACCAAATACAGACCCAGATGaccattttgttgttgtcgacCCAAAACTAGAATCTGAAATAGACTCGGACCATATGGAAGACCAACTCGAAGACAACGGACCAGAATGGGCATCACGAGCatta GACTGCGACGATGATTGGAGCACTTCCGACCCCGGCATGATATCTATTGTACCTAATTCGACCCGCGAAATCACTTTCA gCTCCACTGTATCGGAATCAAAACTTGCGGACAATGTTGCCGGTCCATCAGGAACACAATCCAAGACCAACAATTCATCCAGTACAACAGCATCTCGAG GTGCCGATGAAGATGGTCAATCCGCTCGAATTGTTTGCCCCAATTGCCTAAGGAGTTATAAGACCAGGAGGCTTTTGTATCGTCATCTACGACAAGGATGTGGCGAAGTGGCTTCTGGTTACCGCGAAGACCAGCCGTGCATCCTACCCGTCTTCCGTTGTCAATTTTGCCCATACATTACGTTTATTAGGGGATTCCTAAGCCGACACAACCTGAGCTTCCATAATTATTCAACTATCGCAAATTAG
- the LOC116921218 gene encoding protein tramtrack, beta isoform isoform X8 yields the protein MDAEEFCLRWNNHHHVLVSVLDKLLEKESMCDVTLAADHQFVRVHRLVLCACSNYFEEMLSKQADKQAFIFLKDVSFSDLRALVDYMYKGEVNVAQEQLASFLQTAEALDIKGLAYKEGDQSKSKSSQNVRSSALKRTLNESVPTSSVVSTSSNPQRNDNDASHPPIQNLSSSRPKPPPAKKAHILPSESPTNPPNTDPDDHFVVVDPKLESEIDSDHMEDQLEDNGPEWASRALDCDDDWSTSDPGMISIVPNSTREITFSSTVSESKLADNVAGPSGTQSKTNNSSSTTASRGDEMDGQSRVGCPNCHRTYKSNKFLYRHLRQGCGEIASGFREDQPCHLPIYRCHLCSYITFVKGFLYRHSQTAH from the exons ATGGATGCTGAAGAATTCTGTTTGAGATGGAATAATCACCACCATGTTTTAGTTAGTGTTCTCGATAAATTGCTGGAAAAGGAATCAATGTGTGATGTGACTCTAGCTGCTGACCATCAATTTGTAAGAGTTCACAGATTAGTATTATGTGCCTGTAGCAATTACTTTGAG GAAATGCTAAGTAAACAAGCAGACAAGCAGGCGTTTATATTCCTGAAAGATGTCAGTTTTTCCGATCTCAGGGCCCTTGTTGATTACATGTACAAAGGAGAAGTAAATGTTGCCCAAGAACAACTGGCAAGCTTCCTACAAACAGCTGAAGCACTTGATATTAAAG GTTTAGCATACAAAGAAGGAGACCAGTCAAAATCCAAATCAAGTCAAAATGTCAGGTCTTCTGCTTTAAAAAGGACATTGAATGAATCTGTACCTACTTCGTCAGTTGTATCAACTTCCAGTAATCCCCAAAGAAATGACAATGATGCTTCTCATCCACCTATTCAAAACCTATCCTCCTCAAGACCTAAGCCACCTCCTGCCAAGAAAGCACACATTCTACCATCAGAATCTCCAACCAATCCACCAAATACAGACCCAGATGaccattttgttgttgtcgacCCAAAACTAGAATCTGAAATAGACTCGGACCATATGGAAGACCAACTCGAAGACAACGGACCAGAATGGGCATCACGAGCatta GACTGCGACGATGATTGGAGCACTTCCGACCCCGGCATGATATCTATTGTACCTAATTCGACCCGCGAAATCACTTTCA gCTCCACTGTATCGGAATCAAAACTTGCGGACAATGTTGCCGGTCCATCAGGAACACAATCCAAGACCAACAATTCATCCAGTACAACAGCATCTCGAG GTGACGAGATGGACGGTCAATCTCGCGTCGGTTGCCCCAATTGCCATCGGACCTATAAGTCCAACAAATTTTTGTATCGCCATCTTCGACAAGGTTGCGGCGAAATAGCTTCCGGCTTCCGCGAAGATCAACCGTGCCATCTGCCCATCTACAGATGTCATTTGTGCTCTTACATTACGTTCGTTAAGGGATTTCTGTACCGCCACTCTCAGACCGCCCACTAG